A window of Streptomyces sp. NBC_01689 genomic DNA:
ACCCGAGTGGGCCTGGCAGTCCCGTCCGTCCTGTCTGTTCACGAGTCGCTTCCGACGTGACGCCGCCCCGGGACCGGGGGGGATGGGGCACTGAGGTTTGGCCGCGTCGGGTACGGACCGGGCCGTCAGCGTGCCGGCGTGGCGAGCAGTGACATGGCTTCTCGCAGTCGTTTGCATGCCCAGTCGTACTGCTCTGTGCCGGTGTGGGCCCGGTACTCGGTCTCGATGATCTGGATCAGGGCGAGGTGGAGGTTGTACAGCCGCCGGCGGGTCAGCTGTGTGTGGGTCAGCGGCTGGTGGCCGTAACCCCTGAGGAAGGCTGTGGAGTCTCCGAACGCGCCCGGTTCGCTCCCGGCGAAGCCGAACTCCATCAGTGGGTCACCGTAGAAGGCCCGCTCGTGGTCGAGGATCGCCACGATCCGGCCGTCGCGCACCATGCAGTTGCCTGGCCACAGATCCCACTCGACGAACCGGGACTCGGTCACCTCGTCCAGTGCATCGGCGTGTGCTGAGACGGCGTGGCGGACGGCGTGGTAGCCGTGGGGGAGGACGACGGCCCGTCGCTCGCCGTCGTCCAGCAGTTCCTCGACCATCCGCAGGAAGGCCGCACGCCACGTGTTCTCGCCTGGTCCGGCCAGCGGGCCGAAGGCGGTGCCGGGGATGGCGTTGAGCTGCCGCGTGATCGCGCCGAGCGCCTCGTCGTAGGCGTCGAGTTCCGTCTTGGCCAGGGTGTCGCTGATGACGTTGAGGTTGTCCGCGTCGACGTACGACATGAAGAAGTAGTCGGCGTCGCAGACCTCGTGGGTCCGGTCGGTGAAGTGCACAGTGGGCACCGGGACTTCGGTGTGCTCCCGGATCAGCCGCAGTGCCTGCAGCTCGGTGGCCATGGCGCCACGTTCGTAGGTCATGACTTCGACGTCCGGCGGCGGCGCGATTTTCAAAACGACGTCTGTGCCGGAGCGCAGCCGGATCCGGTAGGCCACGTTGAACCAGCCGTGACTCAGTTCGCTGAACCAGTCCTCGTCCGCGTCGCACACCTCGTGGGGACCGTAGGCGCGGGTGACCATGGTGCGAAGGGCCGCAGCGGTCTGCCGGTTCTTTGTGATGCTCTCCATCAACCCTCCGCCCGAAGCATGATCGGACGGTAGCACCAGCTCTGGACCTCCGAGCGGCGCTTCCCCAGGCTGGGCGGCCTGTTCCCGGATCCGTCGGTGACGGCCGCGGCGAGTGCGGGGGTGACCTACTTGGTGCGTGTGTCTCGTGTTCGCGGGCCGGGAGAATCAAGAGCCAAAATGCCATGGCGGTGCCTCATGGAGGGCTGGTAGCAATTGATGATGTCAACTGAAGCTTTTGACTCGATGGAACGTCTCTTCGCCGAGCGGGCCTGCGGGCGTCTGATCGTCGAGTTTGTGCGCCGCCTTGACCTGGGAGATCCGAGCAGTGTTGCGGACCTCTTCACCCCGGACGGGGTGTGGGAGTGGCCTCATGGCGGCCGGAGAGTGGAGGGGCGTGAGGCGCTCCGCAGCTACTTCGGTTCGCGGCCCGTGGACCGGCTGTCGCGTCGTATGTCTACGAACATCCTGGTCACGGTAAATTCCGCGTGGGCGGCCACCGCCACCTCTTACTTCGCCACTTACCGGGTCGACGGCTATACCGATGGCATGGTGCCCCCGAGGCTCCCTGCGAACGTGGGTCACTATGAGGACACATTCCGGAAGGTCGAGGACACTTGGCTCCTCGCCAGCCGGGTCACGCGCCTACCATTCGGCGCAGAGACGGTGCGTCTCAGCCACCCCGACCAGTCGTGACCGCGGGGGGGCAAGCTGGCTTACAGTCCATCTTCTTCCGTGGCCTTGCCCAGACCGCTGAGGTTTCGCTCGACTTCGTCTACCGCTGCACCGAACAACTGCGACGCCGCCTCGGGCCCCCGGCACACCACCCGTCTCGAGACGTCCCGACGGCGATTTTCTGCCGAAGGCCCGCTCGATCTCGGCGGCCGGAAATGGCGTTCGCTTGCTCTCGGTGAGCAGATGACGGACGAATTCGCCTGTGGGGTCACCCCCGAGCAGGGGGTGGCCGTTTTCAGGAAGCGCCATCAAGTCCGCCACAACCGTCGACCGACCAGTCCCAGGCTCTACCAGCGCATGCCGAGCTCATCGAGTTCCGCGCGGCGCTGTTCGCTCAGCTTGGCGGCTCTGCGGCGGGTGTTGTCGAGGAACGCTCCGAGTTTGACCTGCTCGCCCGCGACGTCCTCTACCGTCTTCCTCGGCACCCGCAGGTGGCCCTCGCGGGCGTGGAACGCCCGAGCCGCGGCGATGTTGGCGGCCCACCGGTCGTCCTGGGTGCGCCGGGCCGGTTCGAGCGTCTCGTCGTCGGCCGGTGCTTCGATGCCGATGGATTCGAGCAGGAACTGCTGTGCGGGCATCAGGCGCTCCCACCCGGTCCGCTGCGTGACGATCCAGGCTCCGAGGTCCTCGCCCTGGACGACCAGCTCCCCGCCCACACCCGGGAGTTGACCTCCGGCGCGGACGTGGGCGAGAGCGAGGCGGTAGCTGCGCTGCCATCCGATCTCCCACGCCGGGCACCACCCCGGATCCACCTCCGCGAGAGCCTCCATACGGCTCTCGGACAACTCTCCGGCATACGAGAGGCCCGTCTCTCCCGCGAGGCGCCGTTCGGCGTTCTCCACCGCCTTCCTGGCCGCTGCACGCTGATTCTTGGCCCACACCCCCAGCGGGAACGACTCCCACACCACCGAGGCGGCGGGCAGGAAGTGCCCGTGCACAGCCGCATAGGAGCGGGCGACGTCCAGGCCGGCGTCCCACGCGGAGGCGTGCACCGACCACACCATGCCCAGCCTCTCCAGCTCCGCCACCCGCGAGGCCTCCAGCGTCCCCGCGGCGTAGTAGCGCCGCTGGTCCGCGATCCACGCCCCCAGCGGATGCGACCCGACCGCTCCCCAGTCCTCCGGCGTGACGTACGTGAACGGCACCCGCAACTCGCTGCTCCCCGACTCCCGCAGCCACCGCGTGGCGGCCTCGATCCCACGCCGCCAGTAGGCGCCCTCGGGATCGATGACCCGCAGCTGCACGAACCGGGTCAAGGCCGCCGGGTCGCGTTCCTCGGTGAACCGCAGCACTCCCGCAGCCCGCGACGACACCCGCACCACCTCCGCGTCGACGTCGTCCAGGTCTCCATCCTCGGGGCCCAACTCGGCGTCCTCAGAACCCTGTTCGAGTGTCGGACGGCTGTTGCGCAGGCGGGGGTCCGCGAGCGCCTCGATCGTGTCTGCGTCATGCGCTCGGAGGGCTCCGAGGACCTTGCTGAGGGTGCTGTAAGCATCCGAGGTGAGCAATTCATTCGGATCTTCGTCCGGTCCGAGGAAAACGGGCACCACCAGAGAGGCCAGTTTCCCGCGCCCCGGATGCAGACGTAGGGCGCGCCCTACCATCTGCACGATATCGACCATCGACCCGCGAGCATCCGAAAATAGAACGGCGTCACACTCGGCAGTATCGACACCTTCGCCAAGAACCCTCACGGACGACAGAACACGAAACTCGGCACGCATATTCTGGCCCTTGAATTCGGGGCCTCCGAGGTAATCGGAGGCGAATTCTTCCAGCACATTCCGGCGGTGCCCGGGCGTGTGTTCGCCATACAGCCAGTCCGCCCACACCTGCTCTGCGGGCGGGTACACGTCCGGCTCTTCTGCCGCGAGCCGGGCTGCGACCAGCGGGACCGACGCGGCCATCGCTTCGGCCTCGCCGACCCGGCTGTGGAAGCTGAGGACCCGTCGGAACCGCTCCTCCACGGCCGCGTGCATCAACCCCGTCTGTACAGCAGCCAGCCGTGCCCCACGCACGGCATCCGATCCGGTGTCATCGCTGGTCAACGCCGCATACAAATCAGGGTCACGGATGTCCAGGCACAGGACCTGGTAGGGCGCCACGATGCCCCGGCTGATCGCCTCCGACAACGTCAACATGTACGCCACCGGCCCGAAGACTGGCGAACCGTCCTCCATCGACGCCACCAGCCGCGGCCGCTCGCCCTCCGCCTCCCACACCCGGGCTGTGGCCGTCATGTACAGCCGACGCTCCGCCGGGAGCTGCGCCTGGTCGTGAACGGCCGCCCACGGCTTGAGACCGTCACCACTCGTACGGTGCGCCTCGTCTACGACCATGAGGCTCCACACTGGGAGGCCGGCCGCGTGTGCGCGCTGGAGGATGCCCAGGCCGACGGACGCGTACGTCGCGAACACGGTGACCGTCTCCAACCCGGCCATCCACGCCACCAGTTCGTCCGGGTCCGTCGTGCACGGCAACCCTTGGCTGTCCTCGGTACGCAGCGAGCAGACACCGATCATCGCTCCGGACCGACCTGCACGGCGCCATGCGCCGGCCATCTGCGTCAGCAGGTCCAGAGTGGGCACCAACACCAGTACACGGCGGGCAGAAAGGCGGTGCGCGGCCTCCGCGCCGATCAGGGTTTTCCCGGAGCCAGTGGCGGCAATTACCTGCGTTCGCAGACCGTCCGGAGGGATACGCCCCCCGGGAGGAATTCCGAGAATGCGAGCAATATTATCGACCG
This region includes:
- a CDS encoding nuclear transport factor 2 family protein, coding for MERLFAERACGRLIVEFVRRLDLGDPSSVADLFTPDGVWEWPHGGRRVEGREALRSYFGSRPVDRLSRRMSTNILVTVNSAWAATATSYFATYRVDGYTDGMVPPRLPANVGHYEDTFRKVEDTWLLASRVTRLPFGAETVRLSHPDQS
- a CDS encoding DEAD/DEAH box helicase encodes the protein MELRPHQAEAVDNIARILGIPPGGRIPPDGLRTQVIAATGSGKTLIGAEAAHRLSARRVLVLVPTLDLLTQMAGAWRRAGRSGAMIGVCSLRTEDSQGLPCTTDPDELVAWMAGLETVTVFATYASVGLGILQRAHAAGLPVWSLMVVDEAHRTSGDGLKPWAAVHDQAQLPAERRLYMTATARVWEAEGERPRLVASMEDGSPVFGPVAYMLTLSEAISRGIVAPYQVLCLDIRDPDLYAALTSDDTGSDAVRGARLAAVQTGLMHAAVEERFRRVLSFHSRVGEAEAMAASVPLVAARLAAEEPDVYPPAEQVWADWLYGEHTPGHRRNVLEEFASDYLGGPEFKGQNMRAEFRVLSSVRVLGEGVDTAECDAVLFSDARGSMVDIVQMVGRALRLHPGRGKLASLVVPVFLGPDEDPNELLTSDAYSTLSKVLGALRAHDADTIEALADPRLRNSRPTLEQGSEDAELGPEDGDLDDVDAEVVRVSSRAAGVLRFTEERDPAALTRFVQLRVIDPEGAYWRRGIEAATRWLRESGSSELRVPFTYVTPEDWGAVGSHPLGAWIADQRRYYAAGTLEASRVAELERLGMVWSVHASAWDAGLDVARSYAAVHGHFLPAASVVWESFPLGVWAKNQRAAARKAVENAERRLAGETGLSYAGELSESRMEALAEVDPGWCPAWEIGWQRSYRLALAHVRAGGQLPGVGGELVVQGEDLGAWIVTQRTGWERLMPAQQFLLESIGIEAPADDETLEPARRTQDDRWAANIAAARAFHAREGHLRVPRKTVEDVAGEQVKLGAFLDNTRRRAAKLSEQRRAELDELGMRW
- a CDS encoding phosphotransferase family protein produces the protein MESITKNRQTAAALRTMVTRAYGPHEVCDADEDWFSELSHGWFNVAYRIRLRSGTDVVLKIAPPPDVEVMTYERGAMATELQALRLIREHTEVPVPTVHFTDRTHEVCDADYFFMSYVDADNLNVISDTLAKTELDAYDEALGAITRQLNAIPGTAFGPLAGPGENTWRAAFLRMVEELLDDGERRAVVLPHGYHAVRHAVSAHADALDEVTESRFVEWDLWPGNCMVRDGRIVAILDHERAFYGDPLMEFGFAGSEPGAFGDSTAFLRGYGHQPLTHTQLTRRRLYNLHLALIQIIETEYRAHTGTEQYDWACKRLREAMSLLATPAR